Proteins encoded within one genomic window of Candidatus Poribacteria bacterium:
- a CDS encoding tetratricopeptide repeat protein has product MRPTLFIRKVKLNILTNLLVFCCVASLVSAQQTYQESGDEQFKYYTHGMRALQLGLYNEAIANFQRVLQVNPQNAEAYCELGAAYRFKEQTDEALAAYLRALELPASPQTHGVAHVCLARLYHSQGRFADAENHGQHAVAMLPKNPEPFFRLADTYLQRGKLALAQQTYQQALALDANLAPVYQGLGRIAFLQDRLEEAVRYYQQAQTLAPYHAETHYNLGLVYRRLGRSSVGGVSNPNASQNLAEAKNLMTSFQRVKTYNEQTNRYRRRLLEQPTALEPRVKLAEAHIEMGNRKEAIRAYQIATALHPNTRQLYHNLGGLYMQTGQLAEAISAFQRLIALDDTDAEAHLHLGWLHARQRKFTQAQTYLQTAIQRDKNLTPAYYGLAEVYAQQHRFADALAIYQQLISIHPSDAKAWVRQGVLHLKQQQVPEAIHAFTQAITVDENSADAHNNLAWLYASQGEHLQRAVELAERAVALDANAARLDTLAYAYYRYGAYTQAEQSILRAIDLEPKNTAYKDRLNEIQRAVAAEKKR; this is encoded by the coding sequence ATGAGACCTACATTATTCATCCGCAAGGTAAAATTAAATATTTTAACGAACCTCCTCGTCTTCTGCTGCGTTGCATCACTGGTTTCCGCGCAACAAACCTATCAGGAATCTGGTGATGAACAGTTTAAATATTATACCCACGGAATGCGCGCACTCCAATTAGGACTTTACAACGAGGCAATCGCCAATTTTCAGCGAGTCTTGCAGGTGAACCCACAAAATGCCGAGGCGTATTGCGAACTCGGTGCGGCTTACAGGTTCAAGGAACAAACCGACGAGGCGTTAGCGGCATATCTTCGCGCACTGGAATTACCTGCCTCCCCTCAAACGCACGGTGTTGCCCATGTCTGTCTGGCGCGACTTTACCATTCCCAAGGCAGGTTTGCAGACGCTGAAAACCACGGACAGCACGCCGTCGCTATGCTACCAAAGAATCCTGAACCCTTTTTCCGACTCGCCGATACATACCTACAAAGGGGGAAGTTGGCGTTAGCGCAACAAACGTATCAGCAGGCACTTGCACTGGATGCGAACCTCGCACCCGTCTATCAAGGATTGGGTAGGATTGCGTTCCTACAGGACAGATTAGAGGAAGCCGTTCGATATTATCAGCAGGCACAGACGCTTGCACCATATCACGCCGAAACCCATTACAACCTCGGACTCGTTTATCGGCGTTTGGGACGGAGTTCCGTAGGAGGGGTTTCTAACCCCAACGCCTCACAAAATCTGGCGGAAGCGAAAAACCTGATGACCTCTTTCCAACGGGTGAAAACCTATAACGAGCAGACGAACCGGTATCGCAGACGCTTGTTAGAGCAACCGACTGCCTTGGAGCCGCGTGTGAAGTTAGCAGAGGCACACATTGAAATGGGCAACCGTAAGGAAGCGATTCGTGCTTATCAAATCGCTACAGCGTTGCATCCCAATACACGCCAACTCTATCACAATTTGGGTGGACTTTACATGCAGACGGGACAGTTAGCAGAAGCAATCTCCGCTTTTCAACGCCTTATTGCACTTGATGATACAGATGCAGAGGCGCATCTTCACCTCGGTTGGCTGCACGCTCGCCAACGTAAATTCACCCAAGCACAGACTTACCTTCAAACCGCGATTCAACGGGATAAAAATTTAACCCCCGCCTACTATGGACTCGCGGAAGTCTACGCCCAACAACACAGGTTTGCCGACGCGCTTGCTATTTACCAACAGTTGATATCCATCCATCCCAGCGACGCAAAAGCGTGGGTGCGACAGGGCGTGCTTCATCTAAAACAACAGCAGGTCCCAGAGGCTATTCACGCATTTACGCAAGCGATTACCGTAGATGAAAACTCAGCGGATGCGCATAACAATCTCGCATGGCTTTACGCGTCACAAGGCGAACATTTGCAGCGCGCTGTTGAATTGGCGGAACGTGCTGTCGCGTTAGACGCGAATGCCGCTCGCTTGGATACGCTCGCTTATGCCTACTACCGTTATGGGGCATACACACAGGCGGAACAATCTATCTTACGCGCAATTGACTTAGAACCCAAAAATACCGCCTACAAAGACCGCTTGAACGAAATTCAACGAGCCGTGGCGGCTGAAAAAAAACGTTAA